DNA from Toxoplasma gondii ME49 chromosome X, whole genome shotgun sequence:
TTCGCTGCATGTGGCTTGCGAAAGCGCCGTCTGGCTTCTTGCGGTGAAGGGGCAGCCCATTCCCAAACGAGAAAGCCACCTCGGAGAGCTAGTGCAGTTCTGCGTGTTCTTCTGCCTTTGTCTTTCGCAGGTGTACGGTGAGCCACGGGCGCGGATGCTGTGCGAATGGGCCCGACGCTTCGCTCGAGACTTTGGGCGACTCCCCTCCAACCAGGACGTCGCCAACTACATCCCGTGTCTGCCAAGGTGTCGGCCAGCGCCTCGCGGGAATGACGACCGCGGCGAGCCAGCCACGCAGCACTCGGAAGGCTCGTACTTCGCTTCGTTCCCTCACTCGTTTGCAGCCCACGCCGCGCCTCCAGATATCGACGCGGAGGACGGGGCCTCCGCAGGCCCGCCATGTCCTCAGGGCCCGTTTTTTGCGGGCGGGGTAGGAGCTCCTGACTGCGTGCAGACTCATGGCCAAATGCGGATGTTCAACTCGGCGCAGGCCAATAGCCAGGGAGGGGAATTCAGGCCATTCTTGACCCCCGAggggtggagagagacggacagcagcagagagatgTGGCAGAAGGCCCACggaagcggagaaggcgcggGCACAGTCGAGATATCTCAGAACTCCGACCAGATGAGTCGAGCTCAGATGTACCACCCCGCTTACAGCCCATACGGCCAGATGCCGCAGCAGAGCTACTACGCGCCGCAGGGAATGGGTGAGAGGCCAGACAACGAGGTTCTGACCTTCCCAGTGCAGCCGGCAGCGTCCTTCCCCATCAGCGACGACACAGCGTGGTCTGCGCGGCCTGAGGCCTTCTGGAGCGCAGCAACCGCAGCGTCCCCGCACCAGCCACAAGCGTGGATAGACGGGAGGCGCAAGGATGAGGGATTGACTTCGTTCGAAAACTTCTTTTCGGGCGGCCCGAATGCGCTCGGCTGGCCACAAGGCCCCGTGCAAGGTGGCGAAGAATTGCAGCGGCgcttcgcatgcactcagGACGCGAGACAAGACGTTCAGACCGACAGGGAGAGCCACGCGCAAGGCACAGGTCTCCGTGCCTCGCCTCCGGACTTTTTCTACGCTGACTCGAACGCCTCGAACGCACCACGCGTCGGGCCTCAACCCTTCAACGTCGAAGCTGAATGCCAGGAACGCATGCGCGTAGAGCGCGCGCGGGAGGGGCGGGCGCGCCTCGGAGAGGTCCTCGAGCGTCAGTCTCAGGTCCCGGTGGAGAGCGCGGGAGACGGTTTCGAAGTTCAGTTTGGTAATCCGCGACCCCAGTCGTTTTTTAATACACACTTCTGTGGGCCTGGCGGGCCACACATGCCGCCGTTCCAGATGTACGCTTCCTCCGACCAGCCGGGGGCTCCGCCTCAACAGCTTGAGCAAGCTCTTCGAGGCGGCGCCGTGTACCCTAACTTTCTCGATGGTAGGTCCCCGCAAAAGGTCCCGCAGACGTCGTGCCCGCCTTcgcccttctcttcgtcgacctGCGCCGGGGCGAGTGTGGCGTcgttcccttcttcgtctgtctccgcggcaGGCGTCTCCGGGTCTGCGCTCGCCGCTGCAACAGAGctgcccttctctccgtttccttcgccCTTCATCTCTGACGGGCCCCTCCCGCCGCTTCCCTTTTCGGCGCCGCCCTATGCGAGTTCGGGCGACGAGGTGTTCCTCCGGGCTCCCCCCTGCATACCCTCAGGACAGGCAGGCGGACCCAGCCAGCTGTCGGGACCCTTCTACCTTTCTTCGGGGTTCCTAGACACCAGCGCGCCCTACTACTCTCCGCCGGTGCCCCAGGGACATGCGACTCCGGCTCCCCACTTAGGAATGTGTTACCACCCTTCGCTCGCTTCGGGGTCTACTCACGGCAGGTTTTACGGCCAGGCGCCTTGCGACAGGTCGCAGCACGCATGCGCCTCGGGGCCGACTCTCGGGGCTGTCGAGCTGGCGGCAGAAGTCGCTGCGACGGCGCTGTCGACTCTGGACAAGCAGAGCTtcgactctctctttttgcaGACCCTCCAGGAGCTGAACTGCGAGAAAGGCGGGGCGGCAGGTTCTGCCGACCGTCCGCGGTCTCTAGATCTTTCCTTCACTGTCCCCCTCCCCCTTCTGCACCAGGCCAGCAGCCTCTTGAACCAGATGGAAGACCCCTTCTCGGGAATCGCCCTTGACCCCTTCGGCCAGGGTGTAGCCACCTTGGTGCTGCCAGCCACGAGTGACTATTTGCAtcgtcttcctttcgttGGAGCCTCAGCGGTGCTTCCGATGGGTCGCCCCGCAGGCGGTGAGTCGTGTTTCGCTCCCCCTGAGGCGAGTGGATGCATCGAAACGGCGCCGAACCCGCTACGAGGCGGCGAGGTCAAAACCGGAAGCGTCTTCGGAGACACcggggaagagacacggcCAGGTGAGGCGGACGCAAGCAAGGCGAGTTGCTTGGAGCGGTCCCGCGCGGGTGGCATGGGCGAGGAGGGGGAGGGTGAGAGACACCGCAAGACCAGCGGTTGTGGCGACGAGGATGAGGAAGGCTTCAGCGCCTTTGtacagaaacgaagagaaatgAACATTGCGGCGGGGGCGCGGTTCGAGGAACTTGACGGCCTAAAAAGCCTCACCAGACCCCGAGGTGGCAGAACCAAGCGGTTCAATGTCGGCAAAAAACCCTTCAGCGGAGTCCGCGGAATCTACTTTCAACAGGGAGCTTGGAAGGTAGGCGATTACTTCGGAACACACAGAGTGGTCGAACACCCggcaaaaaagagacaacacTCTGTGTTCGCAGACGATCAGACTCAGCAGCATAAAGAAAATGACAAGGCCGAGATCCTGAGTTTCAATGTTCACCATCTCCCGACATTCACTCTGGTAGCGGGGCTTCGGCTTCCCCACCTGTCTGCGCCGCTCAAGGAGCTGACTCAGCTGGATGTCTGTGGGCACCTCCGactgtatgtacacatgAGACGGGGGCGTACGTGCGTATACAGATGATGGGAGGTGAAGAGGTATGCCGGTCGATTGGCGTCTGCGTGGGTTTGATGATATTTGCTCCCGGCTTTTCGAGGTCATTGACGCAGTTCTCTCCACTGCACAAGGCGTATGTAGGACGCACTGTCCGCGCCAGTGTGTCTGTCAATGCCTCATTGTCCGCATGCCTCGCTGGACGGCCTTTCTGATTCACCAATAAAGCATCAGGTGGAGTTCTCGCGTGTTGCTGATTTGTCAGGTCCGCTACCGAGGTGACCAGGAGGAGGTTTTGAAGGTCTTTCCATACGCCAGCGGGGTGTGTCTTCACCTTCGACCAAAGGATTCATCTATACGTATTACCTGTTTATACCTTTGTGTGTCGTTAtctgtctccatctcttGCATTTTCGCTTCTAGCTTTATTATCCATAGCCATGTCTACCTGTTTCTGTCCATCCACCGATCTGGCTGCAGTGggcgcgtgtctctctcttagATGGTTGACGTTTCGTTGCCTCTGCGCGGAGGCCATGAAAAGCACAGTCGAATCTGGACCGAGTCGTTCAACTCGTAAAATCTATTTCCCGGGGAAGGCTTATGGTCGATTTAGTTTTACTGGTATATATTTGTACTTACAGTACTTTATTCATACTGTTCGCTGTATAGATGTACTAAATAGGTTTGTGATTATCCTCACTGGTATACGCATTTCATTGTGGAGATAGAATTTGTTGACAAGAATTATTCTGGATCTTCAGTGACTGCACCAGACCGGGACACTAGACGCTGCAAATACCAGTGGCGCCCCGTTCCTGCTTTGCCTCCTATGCATGcggtttttccttttttcggcGTGCAATTCTCAGGACTTCGACAGTATGTGGTTCCAGTTTCTGCTGGCTCGGCAGTTCCTCCGGCAAGTCATCGCGAAAGGCCGCCAGCTACAcgacagcgacggagaaggtCTCTCGGACGAAGAGCCCGGTAAATATCGAGCGAAACATTCACGCATAAGATATTGATGAGCTTTATAATTTCACCACCGTTTTTGTGGTATAGGGACTTCAGAGAATGCAACGCAGAGTCTCTGCCGTGAATCGTGAGTTTCATTTTCCGATGCTGGCTTAGAGTAACCACCTGACGTCCTCTACCCtgcagaggagcagagaatTCCGTAGATAGGAGTTGAACAGCGCgtcttccgtctcctctgtaGAAGAAGCCTGTCTCCCCGAGAGCTACAGAAACAGGGAAGCAAGCGAGAGtgtcctctgcttcgcgaaTGCCAGAGGGCTCGTTTCCACGCGGCTGTTTCTGAATCTTTCGCCTCTGTTGTAGCAATATGCTTGAGGGGGAAGGGTGGCTCGTGAGTATCGGGGCACACTGTGGGAGATAACTTTTATCGAGGTGGCAGGTACCTCGTGGCTGTTCAGGGACGAAACTGCCTTCCCTTGCTGCCTATCTACAGATCTTTCCGGGGACCGGTGACTCTGCCTGCCTTGAAGTTTCGATTTGCCTAAATGTGAGATGAGTTGTTTCCTCCGCCCTTCGGGCGTTGTCTGCACCCTGGCCGTGGGGTGTCGAGACGGCTGGACAGCTCGTGTGGCTCGCGCGTCACTCCGTCATTCGGCCGTTCCTCGCTCCCGCGGCTGTGTTCCACTTGGAACATGTGGAGCTGGCGCTGGGGCAAGCTCCTAGAGTTCCGTTAACGATCGTTGTGCCGCGAATACACGTTTTTCTTGTCGCTTTCGCTCTCCGGCCCCCGAGGGGCCGTTGGGTACTCGCCTGCAGTGTGGTGTCTCTTTCAAAAAAACGACGTCCAGCCCCGAGAGGTGCCCTGTGGCGCGACCTGCGGGCACTACGTCCACGAAGGACGGTGaacgtcttttttctctctcgcgaggcCTCTTCCGGCCTCGCTGCACCCTCGCCTGCCGTTGTCGTCTGTCTGTGGTCAGAGTCGTGTTTCTTGTGTCCGTTGTATGTTCTGTCCACCGCTTGATTGTGTTTCCCACCTGTTGaattctgtctcgtctcttcagCGTGGATTCTGAGGCACGACGCAGCGAGTGCGAGTAGTGCGACTCGGCGTGCGGACTCTGGGCGGCCTCGGCGGGGACTGcaggcgtcttcttcttcttcgcgttcatcttctctctcggcgtctcaGTCTCGACAGGGGCGGCGGTCGGACGGGTCCTTCGTGGAGTGGACGAGCGCCACTGGTCGGCGTCGCAACGACCCGTCTGCCGACTCGCGTGCTTCTGGAAGAGTTGGGAGAGCTGTTGCCCTCAGCGGAGCTTCGCTCGGTTCCCTcggagagacagctgcaggCGAGGGCGCCGACACGACTGGGGGCgcgctctcctcgtttctcgggAGAGACCGCAAGTGCCAAGAGCGCGGCCCGAGTCAgagcggcgcatgcagacggctGGACGCGGCCGTTGAGAGTCTCCGTCCAATCTCAAGCACCGACTTCTTCGAGCCCATTTTCTTCCCCGCTCTCTTCGGCCCCGCCAGCGAAAAGTGGGGTGTGCGCGCCGACAGAGTCAGGGACGACGTGGAGGACCTCGAGAAACAGCGCCTGGCTTCACCTCATGCCCgcggagacaacggagacagtggagacagtgTAGCCACGATGGAGAAGAGTCAGGGCGAGGCCGCATGtggagagggcgagaagagaagaaggctgtCCAGAGAGGTCGAAGGCTCGCACGCCTCGAAGGTTGGAGAGGTGGTGGAGGAACTTGACACCCTCGAGAAGTGCCGGAGAAGTCTTTGCAgccaggaggagaaggacagcATTTCGGACTCGTGTGCAACGGAGCAGACGGTGGGGACCGGCAGAGactgtggagagaagccggaggTGGAGGGGAGTGTTTCGCTTGCTCTGGACTCTGcgtgctctctctcggcgttttccctctcgttTGCGGGATCCGAGAAGAACGTAGGGGGAGAGCCGCAGGTcgaagacgggagagaggaagcccGAACGCGAGCAGACACGAACGACCACAAGTCCGCATCGGTGTCGACAGACGCCTTTGATCTCTTGCAGGAGCCGACGTTCTCGAAGGCGACTTCTCCCACGGGAccctcgagagaaaaggagttCCAGCTCGTCGCCTCGTACCCTTGGGATCTTTCTGGGGAGATGCTCGCGAGAAAGGCCAGTCCTGGGTGGCACTCGTTGCCGcacctgcctcttcttctccaggacCGACACGACCGagtcctcgcttcctcgttttgGCCCTAGGGTTTCGCCGCGCGTCATTGGGGGGTGGAGTCGCATTCAGCTCCCGAGTTGTACActgcctatatatatatatatatatatatatatatatatatatattgtacGATTGAAACCAAGGCCCTCTGGAAGCGCCAGCGGGCCGCGAACGTAAACAGCTTGGACTCACGAGAGGAACGATATGCCTGCTTTCGAGAAGTCGCTGAGGtgctgtttctcgctctgcgacagaagacacttgtgtgtgttttctctgaTCCTttgttctcgccttcccacATTTGGGGGCTCCGTTTCGAGGCGAGCGCatgtctcgggcgtttggCGTAGGGTCACACGCTGGCGACGCGTCGAATCCGATTGAAAAAGAGACATTAAACGTGTCAggcgcttctttttctgtcggaaGGCGCGTGTGTAGATGCCTGGAAAAAGTGCAACCCTGCGAACTCGAGAGCCTGTCAAAATGCGTGcacaggaggaggaggacgacGACCGGTCTGATCTTTCTCTGGGTCGTCAGAGAAAGCGATCAGAGCCGTATACcaagagagaacgcaggTGAAATACCTGGGTTTCGTCTTATAGACGGAAAAACTGAGAACCGCaagcgggagaggagaatCTAAAAAGTGACCTCGCTAGCGAGTCCGTTGTTGTGTGAGTTGGCGGTGGCTAGCGCCTAAGAAACTCAGAGAGTGTGAATCAAATGTGAAAGGGTGACTCCGACAATATCTGAATTGCGATAACGTGTCGCCTGATTcgccgtctcttttcttttctctccactcgttctctctgtctactCGCAGCGTTCAGAGCCTGTCGAAAGGGccagagaggggaaggaaagCCAAAAAAACCCAAGGGGGTGTGCGGCACACGCACCCGTCTTGCGCAAGAATTCATCCGTGGCATCGACTCCCCGTTCGTTTTTTCGGTAATCCGAGATCTCCGTTTCTGGTTGTGCGTCTCTGAGCAGGCGCTGTGCGTTTGATTTtgtatgcatgcgttgctGTGTCGCTGAGTGTCCACTGGGGCCggtctctcttcgttgctTGTTTGCGTTCCCCGCAGTGTCTGTCTAGACACCCCGGGGTGTAGGTTTCTGTGCAAGAGAGGTTTCTGTGCAAGAGAAAAGGGATTTTTTTGACACCCCAGCCGACTTCTTCCGTTCGCGTCACGTTGTCAGGTACCACTCCAACGGAACTCTGTCCGGTCAAAACGAGGCTGAGACTCAGATTCTAACTAACCGTTTCCGTTGCAATTCGAGAGTGGTCACAGGATATTGACTCGCCAACGCTTGCGGCTGTCTTCAGCAGTCCGCCGGGGCGGTGGTGTACACCACTCCTGACGAACCGATAGTCTTGTTCCGCCTCTCACTTGCCGACACTAACGAGCTGCTTTGAGCAGGCGCTTCTCGATTCAGGACCTACTA
Protein-coding regions in this window:
- the AP2X5 gene encoding AP2 domain transcription factor AP2X-5 (encoded by transcript TGME49_237090); the encoded protein is MATFQIDALDMGSEAGAESQTLDRSSPFPFSVFNSSGAGRWEDSTHKAQETGFYPSSQNVTRDHASPLFGQPPFSGQNPASACSTTGTPLCQDDGRNGFLHATQSHGYPSKTLSHEFSLPAPEAHNPGDAGYYRASVQREHDGCTDSAGMEPTSVTQQRSSNQHSTVKDQHTPPWFQSPAPDGDTSVQSYGYILASQGVDYGFPDTSFPPMYPVHHEANSSSVIRNPQENRTEEPGSHPSASPHPFSPMPRDTSATGNGMPQHAGEDSIAERMPPSGKNSRPAGPMEWNTEFAKAENSLKAAAEELYSHLPESAQRPRRSPSPDFGHKSSGKGKARAHPYAIPVSSSSGGTWSCSSVPPFCLPAASSENHRQAEKGLDQEARALTEGLSSGECVSGFPLSSDMEGASPSLGANCRSSGYTLSRKPTDSTTHPSFSSSSSQSFSPPLSSSRDSPRLEPKPAPGQLPEDQQRAPEDRGFLRFLLPPRQERQEGSEDPSLFSGDVQMQRTDVEGDERQVPRVPTSAGGEHIEEDHRRQGQLESAGQPAASGAPAQRLGEGAGRGSEEVNALGVLRECLGEDRQADEEGDAHRRALEAEAPPSVKRRRGPAQPAKMYFHKKKEAWRAEVLIDGTKRQKSFSCKVYGEPRARMLCEWARRFARDFGRLPSNQDVANYIPCLPRCRPAPRGNDDRGEPATQHSEGSYFASFPHSFAAHAAPPDIDAEDGASAGPPCPQGPFFAGGVGAPDCVQTHGQMRMFNSAQANSQGGEFRPFLTPEGWRETDSSREMWQKAHGSGEGAGTVEISQNSDQMSRAQMYHPAYSPYGQMPQQSYYAPQGMGERPDNEVLTFPVQPAASFPISDDTAWSARPEAFWSAATAASPHQPQAWIDGRRKDEGLTSFENFFSGGPNALGWPQGPVQGGEELQRRFACTQDARQDVQTDRESHAQGTGLRASPPDFFYADSNASNAPRVGPQPFNVEAECQERMRVERAREGRARLGEVLERQSQVPVESAGDGFEVQFGNPRPQSFFNTHFCGPGGPHMPPFQMYASSDQPGAPPQQLEQALRGGAVYPNFLDGRSPQKVPQTSCPPSPFSSSTCAGASVASFPSSSVSAAGVSGSALAAATELPFSPFPSPFISDGPLPPLPFSAPPYASSGDEVFLRAPPCIPSGQAGGPSQLSGPFYLSSGFLDTSAPYYSPPVPQGHATPAPHLGMCYHPSLASGSTHGRFYGQAPCDRSQHACASGPTLGAVELAAEVAATALSTLDKQSFDSLFLQTLQELNCEKGGAAGSADRPRSLDLSFTVPLPLLHQASSLLNQMEDPFSGIALDPFGQGVATLVLPATSDYLHRLPFVGASAVLPMGRPAGGESCFAPPEASGCIETAPNPLRGGEVKTGSVFGDTGEETRPGEADASKASCLERSRAGGMGEEGEGERHRKTSGCGDEDEEGFSAFVQKRREMNIAAGARFEELDGLKSLTRPRGGRTKRFNVGKKPFSGVRGIYFQQGAWKVRYRGDQEEVLKVFPYASGDFDSMWFQFLLARQFLRQVIAKGRQLHDSDGEGLSDEEPAWILRHDAASASSATRRADSGRPRRGLQASSSSSRSSSLSASQSRQGRRSDGSFVEWTSATGRRRNDPSADSRASGRVGRAVALSGASLGSLGETAAGEGADTTGGALSSFLGRDRKCQERGPSQSGACRRLDAAVESLRPISSTDFFEPIFFPALFGPASEKWGVRADRVRDDVEDLEKQRLASPHARGDNGDSGDSVATMEKSQGEAACGEGEKRRRLSREVEGSHASKVGEVVEELDTLEKCRRSLCSQEEKDSISDSCATEQTVGTGRDCGEKPEVEGSVSLALDSACSLSAFSLSFAGSEKNVGGEPQVEDGREEARTRADTNDHKSASVSTDAFDLLQEPTFSKATSPTGPSREKEFQLVASYPWDLSGEMLARKASPGWHSLPHLPLLLQDRHDRVLASSFWP